The window TTGACGAAGGTGGAATACTTGAACATGGGCCACATGGACGAACAAAGTTATCCACGTATCTATTAGTTTTGTGGTCAGAAAAAAATACAGTACAGTCTACATCGTGTGTATACAAAAGTATCAACGTCGTATGTGTATTGTTGACGCAGGAGTTAACTAATCTCATCTTAGTAGTAGATTGTAAAGTTGCTATCCTGTCATTCTATGAATTACTTAACCGAGACCATAGTTCTATGAATTACTTTACCGAGACCATAGTAAGGTTGATCTAGTGATACATGACCTTGTAGGTTTAAGATAACTGTAAGTATTTATATGATATGAATGTCATCGTCTATTACAAATAGTACAAATATGGAATTTTACCTTCAGAAAAACAAATAGCTATGCGACAAAAATAACACAGAACAATACTAGTTTATACTAGCAATTATTACtcaataattaaaaatacaaatcacAAAATTGAAGGAATCGAGGATGGATCTGTTCTGTAGTGTCAGTAGCCACACTAACTCTAAACTCGTCCTTTTCTGCGTTCGTCCAGTGCCTGCCTCACGCGAATACAAGTTTCATTATACGCATTGTAGACTTGTAGTTAATTATATGGAATAACATACACCATTAGACAATATGATAAGCTGGTCTGAGTAATTCTCAAAACATACCTTGCTTTGAAGCATTCTCATCGTCAAGACGAGCGTATCACGCATGCTGATaacaaaaaacacacacaaacattcagagtttgtaaaataaaatttacggtGAAATTAGAACTGCAAAggtaaaaagaaagagagatgttatattattattattattattatgtaccGAACGTTGAGAGTGCTTATAGGATGTGAGGATCCATCATAACTTATCAGAACAAACTGTGTTGATTCTCCACACGGTACCTTTATCTGAAAGAAATTCATTTTCATGAAAACACATTATACTAACTAaacaaatagttttaaaagtttCAGTGTGAAGAGATGTTTTTTTACCAGGAGCTCCTTTGAGTATTTCTCTGAGATCACAATAGCTTCTCCGTTGTTCGTTTTGATCTGGTAACTAGATCTCTTCAAAATAACACTCGCAGGCTCCCAACTCTCTGTTGAATCCATcttatacaaaacaaaacctCAGTTATTAAATCCACAGCTGAGTTAAAAATCCAAGACAGTGGATTTCAAACTTACCAGGAGCTGCACATTGAAGCTAGCCTGACCTCTGGATATATACGTGTCGATTTCTGTTTGCATCTCTGCATCTGTTATAAaagcaaaaacacattttcagcAATCACTACAACAAAACTGTGTCTGCTTCTGTTGAATAATACATTACCACATCTTATCTTGTTTTGATCATTAGCAAACAGCCTCACTAATTCACCCTgcataccaaaaaaataaataaaaaataaagacaatTGAACCAGAACACATACTAGTACCACTATTGTTGTTTACCTGACGGCCTTGATCATCCATTGGAATACACTCAACAGCAATCAGTTTGTGCACATCATCCGCGGTAACTATATACTCTGGATGTGTGGCTCCTGAATATTATAAACACATACTCAGTCTCTGAATAGCTGAGTAAGActaataaaatcaaaatctttACCCTCAATGTATTGTCTTGTACCATCTTCAAGATGCCTAACCCACTTTTTACAAGAAGAAACAAACATTAACTCCTGAAGCTTGTTTTAAAACACTCTTATCAACAAAAAGACTTTTTACCTGAAACATACAGAGAGTGGTTCCTCTCACTGGAAACCCGCAACCAAGAACTTTCTCTCCAGGTATTGCTTCTCCAATAATCTGAAACCCATCTATTCCAGGTCCCTCTGTCTCCAAAAGAAAAAGATCAGATTAAGATAATCTCTAACATATAGCTTCAGTCATATGTTTGTTTCAACAACCTTCATAAACATGAGAAGCGTATTCTTCATTCCTGTTAAAAGGATCAAACATGGAAGAGCTCTCagctttctcttctctctctctaatcatCTCCTTCCCCGCCACGCTACTCAGAGAATATCCAAAACTCTCCCTGCAAACAAAAAGAACCTTCATAAGCTGAtgaaaaaggttttttttttttaagaaactgaGAGATGATGATACCAAACCTTTTCGGCTGCTGTGTCTGATTATGAAACCTCAAGCTTTCAGTGTCTTGCGGAAGGTTCTGATAAGGGTTTCTAGTAACATTGTCCATTGGTGGCATTAGCTGTTCATTGACCCGGTAATCATTAGTACCATGATCCTGCATCAAAGGTAGtatataaaacacacacaaagtAAGAAGATATCACATGTTTTTATGAAAAAGTCCTAAGAGCAAATGATGATAAGTAATAATTTTAGCAGATTACTTGCTGAGACTACCGTGGATCCATAAGAAGCTTGACCTTTCGAACTCCTCGGATCATGGTTGTTGTTGTCTTTACTAGTAAACTCTGTTCCTGATGACATTTCCCTAATCCTATCCtgctattttaaaaaattcgtCATAACAAGTTCACAATAAACCCATCAAGAGATGTCTAATTAGTACAAAGGAGAGATGCAACAACAATACACTTACATTGCAAGTTTTAATCTTCCATTGCAGCTGATCATGCAAGTGCTACATAGAATAAAAACTACACATTAAGATTGTTTTAGTGTATGAATCTCAAGATAAGTGTAGTGAAAGAAGCTACCTTTATGCCGGTGGATATAGCGGTAGCATTTGCAACACGAGGCCAAACACCATACTCGGCTAATAAACCAAGTAATGACGTCATGAATATATACCTCTCGTCTTCTGTAACCTGAAGATTAAAAAGTGAGAGAAGTAATCACGGAAAAGGTAAAAAAGGCAATAATGAAGTTAGAGTTACCTTTAAATCATGTGCCAGCTTCAAGTTTTCTTCAAGATCACCTTTTCGACGAGCTAACTCATTCAAAGCGGATGTAACAGACTCGTTTTGCTTCTCATCAATAGCCTAAAGGTATAAAAAACATCTTTTAGTCAAACCCATAACCCAAAGATGAATACTTTccatcaaaaaataaaataaaaaacaaaaagacaaacCACTCGAAGATCAGCACATTTTCTCTCTAACCCACACTTCTCATTGAGCAGCTGCATATCCTGTAACCAAAGATGCAATTCACTTTCTGATTCAAAGATTCATGAtgttattgttattattaaataCCTTCAAACAAGCAGCAGCAATTTGTTCCTGGAGATTGTGAATCTCTTCTTCTTGTGATCTCACTCTCGAGTAAAGTGCctgcttttttttaaaaagctcaattttagtaaatttaatAAGATTATAAAACTTGAGGTAAGAATCAATCAGTACCATTTCCTCAGGATCTTGAATTGACTTTGAATTATTCTCTTCTAGCTTCCTCGAAGCACTAGTTTCTTTCTCAATCTCATGCCTAGAGATACACAGATCGAGATTAATCACTAACTAAACATGGTTAATAGTCAAAAACGattctggtttttttttttaagacagAACAATACATACCTCTTGGTTGGATCAGAGCTTCGATCTTGTTTAAAGCTCGGATTCAAGGACATCGGATTTGGTGTTCTGTTTTTCTCTCTGTCTGAGAAGAACCCAACTATCATCAACAGCCAATTTTCATATCCACAGACATTTTCTAAAGAGCCCCTCAAACTAATCAATGCTTACACGATAACCCCATGAACTACgaaaaatgtttaatataacCTCGATGTAATTAACAACAACACGATTATATTAAAAACCGATTACCAAGTCTTTGAGCTAGAAAACACCGATAGGAACCAATCCGAGCTGAGATTCTTTTGGTTCCAATCTGGACAGGTCTAAAATAATATGAATGATACCTAAAGAAAGTTTTATACTACTAGAATACCAACTACTACTATATAAAAAGTAGCTTCAGCTCGATTTTTCCTGAAATGTAGATTATATTATGTCTTATAAAGTGGGAGCACATGACTTGAGAAATTTCTCATTCAATTCCAACGGAAGGTCTTTCAGTTGACTTATAATGTTCATCATAGAACGAtaccaactttttttttggtaaaagaacGATACCAACTCACCAAGAAGATCTTTGATTGATGTGGGAGACCATGAGTTTTGAAAGTCTGTTTGCTTCAATTCCGTGGAAAAGTCTATTACTTGACTTTGATTCATAATAATACCACCTAACCATTTCTGAAACCATGGAAACTACCACGAAAAATGATACTTTCAaactaaatttgtttttttggtcaattaaaatatataataaatgtatttttttaaattgtatctAAATTGGATTATAGTTAGTATAATACAACAAAGAAAATTAAGATTTATTATACatctaaattttgaaatttccatataaattaatagagttaattatttattagagtatttaagaaaaaaaaacattttcaaaattagctCACTTGACCATTTGTTGTGTTTCTCATCATTTTCTTTATGTCATTAATTGTTTCATTATtctataaaaaattagattatatATAGAGATAAAAGTTTGATGTAGAGAAAAtaccattttaaattttttttctaatttttttgaatattcatTAACCATTCATAATAGATTAGCTTTTATTCCGACCCAAAAAAACTGGACTGAACCCTTCTAATGAAAATATCAACCGGATCAACCTTGCCTGGCCCGAACCGGCCAGCCCACCATAGGTTCAGTGGCccaacttatttaaaaaaaaatacaaaatcgaTTGCACATTTCATTGGTCAGACTAAGCTACTCTAAACCGCTCGGTACAAGATTTTAATCCAAAAAGCCGATTCGCCGATCTAGAAGACGACGACCACCAACAACTCGATCGCATAGGAGCAGCGAAcagtcctcctcctcctcccctcTCACTCTCCGAAGAGTCACCGCCTCGTCGTGACCTTCAAGCTTCTCAGAAAAATGTCGCAGCTAATCACCGGCAACAGCATCCCGCTGAGTGAAGTCTACTGGTCTCTCGTCAACAAAGCCGACAAAAAATTCTCCAAGATCAGAGACTTGCCTTTCTACGAACGCAGCAGGTATATACATACACCTTCTCCTTCGCATTAGATCGTTTCATATAGATTGTGTACATTTGAATTGTGGATTTGATCTAAGTTTGTTTACATATGAAATTGAGTATTTGAGAGTTGCTGGAGAATCGAATCGAATCGACACGTGTCTATGTGTTTCCTTCGCATTAGATCGTTTCATATAGATTGTTTACATTTGAATTGCGGATTGATCGAAGTTTGTTACATATGGAATTGTGAATTGAGAGTTACTCGAGAATCGAATCGACACGTGTCTATGTGTTATAGGTACGAAAACTATTTCTTCAAGGTGTTCAAAGTCTACACTCAGCTCTGGAAGTTTCAGCAAGAGAATCGCCAGAAGCTCGTGGAGGCTGGGCTCAAGAGGTGGGAGATCGGAGAGATCGCGTCTCGAATTGCGCAGCTTTACTATGGACATTACATGCGCACGAGCGATGCTGGCTACTTGGCCGAGTCCTATGTCTTCTATGAAGCGATTTTGACTAGGGAGTATTTCAAAGATGGGTTGTTTCAGGATCTGAATATCGCGAACAAGCAGCTGAGGTTTCTTGCGAGGTTTCTTATGGTGTGTTTGGTGTTAGGCCGTAGGGAGATGGTGCATCAGCTCGTTGAGCAGTTTAGACGGTTGATTGATGAATGCAAGAGGACGTTCCAGGTACCTGTTCCTGAGCTTTAGAATGTTGGTAGGTAATTGATTTAATGGACAATGATGACATATTCTGTAGTAGCAGTTTGTTGACTTATGTCAAGTAATCCTTAGTGTTTTGTATTGGCAATTCACACTGTTAGAATCACAAACAGAAGTTTCTTCTTTGCTAAAACTGCAATTTATAGTGGTTCGAATTCGAAAATAGGGTAGTGCAGCTGGATCTGAATTGAGGTGTAATCACAGCATGTACATGGAGTGATAAGATATCATGGTGTTCTAAGGCAATTATGTGGTTAGCTCTGTTTGATGTAATCGTCTATGCTACTTGATATATATTGACCTAAGATGCTAAACTGCAATTTATAGTGGTTGGAAAATAGGGTAGTGCAGCATGGATCTGAATTGAGGTGTAATCGTAGCATGTACATGGAGTGACAGGATATCATTAGAGATCTAAGGAAATATGTGGTAGCTCTGTTTGACATAATCGTCCTTTTTGTTATATAGAGTGTACTAAGATGCTTCTTGATTGTCAAAATTAGATGTCTTCTTTTCTCTTGCATCTCTGTTTTCCATGGTCTACTATACAGTTACAAACATCTTTTGATGTTTTCAGGAAAATGATTTTAAAGAATGGAAGGTGGTGGCGCAGGAGATAGTTAGGTTTCTGAAATCTGACACTGCTTTCATGAACATCAGGCCTCTAAGATACAGCCTTGTGCTGGATCCTAATCTGGATGCTAGTACACCTCGTGCAAGTAGGTCTTTAAGGCTGACAGATGCAATCTTGAGCAGTTATCACTACAATGAGGTagtgtttttactttttcatgTTTGTTATGAATGGATACTTAATTTTCTTACCCTCTAAAATTTGTAATCTTGCTGTATGGTTTCCGCCAGGTCAAGTATTCAGAGCTCACGCTTGATTCGTTCAGGATGCTTCAGTGCTTAGAGTGGGAACCGAGCGGTTCCTTATATCAATCAGCTGGTCCTAAAATGGGTCCGAATGCTCCCACCGGAGCTTCTCGTGTAAACTCTCAGAACGTGACTGATCCTACTTTGCCGCCTAACCCTCGCAAAGCTGTCCTTTATCGTCCATCCATAACAAATTTCTTGGCTGTAAGCTGAATTTACTTTTGTTCCCCACTAGTTAGATTTGCTGTTTTGCTGATTTTACTGAAACCTTGTTTTATCTTGGTAGCTTTTGGCAACCATTTGCGAGGAGCTTCCTTCTAATGGCGTAGTTCTAATATATCTCTCTGCTTCTGGTAATGTGTgttttaagtttcttttgttaaGAATATTACGTTTTTTAGCTGCTAACGTATTTACGTCTTCATTCAGGAAAGATTGGACAGACTTCATTATCTCCTTTGGGTGGTAGAAGTGTAACTAGCGTTGAGGAGAATATTTTGAGAGACTTCGAGTCTCATACAATCAAACAAGACGGAGACCCATCAGTTCAAACAAAGCCATCTGGTGAAAGACCGGGTCAGTCTTTGAGGCAAATCAGTGAAGACGCAGTGGAGCATGGTTTGTCTTTTGGTAGTCACGGACTCACAGGTATGCACTCCAGAGTTCCTGAAGCTTACATATGATATTATCACATTAGGTGATATGCACGTAGGAGGTTGATTACATAAAGTGTCCTCTATAAATAGTGAGAGGGTATCAACTGTTAATATTCGAATATCTTGTGGAGGGCTGAAACCACTTGTAAGACAAAATTATTGGGAAAACAATCGAACTAGAGATTCTGAAAAGTGCAGAAATTTCTAGATCTCTGAACTCTTTTCATGGTAAGTCTCTGAAATTTATATGGTATCTTTCTTTCCCCCCAGGACCAAGCTGCATCTATCCTTCTGATTTAGTTCCATTCACAAGGAAACCTCTTTTCATAATTATTGACAGTGATAACAGCACAGCTTTTAAGGTAAGTACACTGGACTCCTCTTTCTTATTAAGATCAATATTTTGAACACTTTTCGTATAGAGAAGATACTAATGTTTATTTACTTcgaaattttgaagaatatttGTGGAGCAGAGAAAGGAGAACCAGCCGCATTGCTTCTATCTCCATCACATACTCCCCCACTTATATCTGCTGATTTCTCTCGTCAACCTAGTGGTAGCCTCTTCACCATTTTTCTCACCGCACCAGTCCAAGCATTTTGCTTGCTAATCGGGATTTCAGGCTCTGATATCGAAACGGTAGGTAGAGATAAATCTTCATACTCGCTTTAtacttccttttcttttcttctttttgtctgCATGCTGACTACTGTCATGTGTCAGGATGTTTTTACCAAGGCTGAGAGGGTTCTTTCCTCGTCTATGAATGAATGGGCTTCGACTTTGGCAGCATCAGATACCCTTCACCCCGTTTGGTCGCAGATACTAAAAGATCCCTTCTTGAGACGACTTCTCCTAAGGTAAATGTTTCTCTTCCAAGCTCCAAGACACTTCAGGATCTCCTAAAATACCAGTATGAATACAAAAACTACAAAACCTTTAATCTATTGTAGGTTCATTTTCGGACTTAGATTGTGTAGGAACTAGAAACCATATACATTATTGGTATAGTCTATTGAAAATTGTGCAACTCTCTAAACCTTTTAATCTTACTTAACTGCAGATTCATATTCTGCCGAGCTGTCTTGGCACTGTACACTCCAGTCTTCAATAACAAACAGAATCAACCAGAGTGCTTTCCGTCTCTCCCGGAATTCTTATTACCAGCCGCTCCTGCCATTCAAGCCGCTGTGCTTCAGATGGCCAATGTATTTGGTGGAGCAAGCAAGTTTACTTTACCTCAAGATATCACAATGCTCTAAAGCTTCCTCTGCGAAGAGTAGAAAAATTCTTGTGCAAATCGGTAATCTCGGTTTGGTTTCCCTTTCAGGGGTTAACTATTATTCATGATTTGAACTGGTTGTGGAGCCCAAGGACTGAACCTCTTTTCAGATTTATGGCTCAAGTACACGTTTGCCGTGTGAAACTAACAGTGATTGATACAAAACATATGATTGATTGGCTCTGATCTTTCTTCGTTTGAAAAAAACTGTTGCTTTTCAAGAAATATACACAGCTGAGAACAACAAGCTTAGGaacactccaaattttaaaGTTGAGACTTCAAATGATTCGAGACAGAGAAAATTCTTGTACAAATTGTTTATCTCCGTTTGGTTTCCCTTGCAAGGGTTAACTGGTTGGAGCCTAAAGGCCGAACCTCTTTCGAGATTTATGGCTCTAAGTCCATTGTTGTTGCTGTGTTAAACTAACAAAGTG of the Brassica rapa cultivar Chiifu-401-42 chromosome A03, CAAS_Brap_v3.01, whole genome shotgun sequence genome contains:
- the LOC103859004 gene encoding uncharacterized protein LOC103859004 isoform X1 encodes the protein MNQSQVIDFSTELKQTDFQNSWSPTSIKDLLDREKNRTPNPMSLNPSFKQDRSSDPTKRHEIEKETSASRKLEENNSKSIQDPEEMALYSRVRSQEEEIHNLQEQIAAACLKDMQLLNEKCGLERKCADLRVAIDEKQNESVTSALNELARRKGDLEENLKLAHDLKVTEDERYIFMTSLLGLLAEYGVWPRVANATAISTGIKHLHDQLQWKIKTCNDRIREMSSGTEFTSKDNNNHDPRSSKGQASYGSTDHGTNDYRVNEQLMPPMDNVTRNPYQNLPQDTESLRFHNQTQQPKRESFGYSLSSVAGKEMIREREEKAESSSMFDPFNRNEEYASHVYEEGPGIDGFQIIGEAIPGEKVLGCGFPVRGTTLCMFQWVRHLEDGTRQYIEGATHPEYIVTADDVHKLIAVECIPMDDQGRQGELVRLFANDQNKIRCDAEMQTEIDTYISRGQASFNVQLLMDSTESWEPASVILKRSSYQIKTNNGEAIVISEKYSKELLIKVPCGESTQFVLISYDGSSHPISTLNVRMRDTLVLTMRMLQSKALDERRKGRV
- the LOC103859004 gene encoding uncharacterized protein LOC103859004 isoform X4; amino-acid sequence: MSLNPSFKQDRSSDPTKRHEIEKETSASRKLEENNSKSIQDPEEMALYSRVRSQEEEIHNLQEQIAAACLKDMQLLNEKCGLERKCADLRVAIDEKQNESVTSALNELARRKGDLEENLKLAHDLKVTEDERYIFMTSLLGLLAEYGVWPRVANATAISTGIKHLHDQLQWKIKTCNDRIREMSSGTEFTSKDNNNHDPRSSKGQASYGSTDHGTNDYRVNEQLMPPMDNVTRNPYQNLPQDTESLRFHNQTQQPKRESFGYSLSSVAGKEMIREREEKAESSSMFDPFNRNEEYASHVYEEGPGIDGFQIIGEAIPGEKVLGCGFPVRGTTLCMFQWVRHLEDGTRQYIEGATHPEYIVTADDVHKLIAVECIPMDDQGRQGELVRLFANDQNKIRCDAEMQTEIDTYISRGQASFNVQLLMDSTESWEPASVILKRSSYQIKTNNGEAIVISEKYSKELLIKVPCGESTQFVLISYDGSSHPISTLNVRMRDTLVLTMRMLQSKALDERRKGRV
- the LOC103859004 gene encoding uncharacterized protein LOC103859004 isoform X3, with translation MSLNPSFKQDRSSDPTKRHEIEKETSASRKLEENNSKSIQDPEEMQALYSRVRSQEEEIHNLQEQIAAACLKDMQLLNEKCGLERKCADLRVAIDEKQNESVTSALNELARRKGDLEENLKLAHDLKVTEDERYIFMTSLLGLLAEYGVWPRVANATAISTGIKHLHDQLQWKIKTCNDRIREMSSGTEFTSKDNNNHDPRSSKGQASYGSTDHGTNDYRVNEQLMPPMDNVTRNPYQNLPQDTESLRFHNQTQQPKRESFGYSLSSVAGKEMIREREEKAESSSMFDPFNRNEEYASHVYEEGPGIDGFQIIGEAIPGEKVLGCGFPVRGTTLCMFQWVRHLEDGTRQYIEGATHPEYIVTADDVHKLIAVECIPMDDQGRQGELVRLFANDQNKIRCDAEMQTEIDTYISRGQASFNVQLLMDSTESWEPASVILKRSSYQIKTNNGEAIVISEKYSKELLIKVPCGESTQFVLISYDGSSHPISTLNVRMRDTLVLTMRMLQSKALDERRKGRV
- the LOC103859004 gene encoding uncharacterized protein LOC103859004 isoform X2, with translation MIVGFFSDREKNRTPNPMSLNPSFKQDRSSDPTKRHEIEKETSASRKLEENNSKSIQDPEEMQALYSRVRSQEEEIHNLQEQIAAACLKDMQLLNEKCGLERKCADLRVAIDEKQNESVTSALNELARRKGDLEENLKLAHDLKVTEDERYIFMTSLLGLLAEYGVWPRVANATAISTGIKHLHDQLQWKIKTCNDRIREMSSGTEFTSKDNNNHDPRSSKGQASYGSTDHGTNDYRVNEQLMPPMDNVTRNPYQNLPQDTESLRFHNQTQQPKRESFGYSLSSVAGKEMIREREEKAESSSMFDPFNRNEEYASHVYEEGPGIDGFQIIGEAIPGEKVLGCGFPVRGTTLCMFQWVRHLEDGTRQYIEGATHPEYIVTADDVHKLIAVECIPMDDQGRQGELVRLFANDQNKIRCDAEMQTEIDTYISRGQASFNVQLLMDSTESWEPASVILKRSSYQIKTNNGEAIVISEKYSKELLIKVPCGESTQFVLISYDGSSHPISTLNVRMRDTLVLTMRMLQSKALDERRKGRV
- the LOC103859005 gene encoding protein SCAI, producing MSQLITGNSIPLSEVYWSLVNKADKKFSKIRDLPFYERSRYENYFFKVFKVYTQLWKFQQENRQKLVEAGLKRWEIGEIASRIAQLYYGHYMRTSDAGYLAESYVFYEAILTREYFKDGLFQDLNIANKQLRFLARFLMVCLVLGRREMVHQLVEQFRRLIDECKRTFQENDFKEWKVVAQEIVRFLKSDTAFMNIRPLRYSLVLDPNLDASTPRASRSLRLTDAILSSYHYNEVKYSELTLDSFRMLQCLEWEPSGSLYQSAGPKMGPNAPTGASRVNSQNVTDPTLPPNPRKAVLYRPSITNFLALLATICEELPSNGVVLIYLSASGKIGQTSLSPLGGRSVTSVEENILRDFESHTIKQDGDPSVQTKPSGERPGQSLRQISEDAVEHGLSFGSHGLTGPSCIYPSDLVPFTRKPLFIIIDSDNSTAFKNICGAEKGEPAALLLSPSHTPPLISADFSRQPSGSLFTIFLTAPVQAFCLLIGISGSDIETDVFTKAERVLSSSMNEWASTLAASDTLHPVWSQILKDPFLRRLLLRFIFCRAVLALYTPVFNNKQNQPECFPSLPEFLLPAAPAIQAAVLQMANVFGGASKFTLPQDITML